A single Campylobacter hyointestinalis subsp. hyointestinalis DNA region contains:
- a CDS encoding CinA family protein gives MKHIILIVGEELQINKPFLDYVFRKYENYFGELGMISYAGGGDKELPFYIENISKNYECITIIANDSNFYTLSKILATLSVDTIELKEDTLIPSRAINYAKNSFLLTLNTASINLIKATPTKELPSFLQNTKQDSKFFHILGVDKESAKILLEPLSTTYNVNISLTELLPGLTYAKVSANRYGQIDGFLESASNLFTGKMINEKDIVVFVAKKLIQKNLKITFAESCTSGLCAAKLGSVSGVSSVFDGSVVTYANSIKHSWIDVSDEVLQNFGAVSDECVRQMVLGAIKLCSCDFAIAISGIAGPDGGSEQKPVGTVYIAVTNKNGEIYTQRLSLSGDRDYIREQSALHAYTLLLRSYPSLLE, from the coding sequence ATGAAACATATCATCTTGATAGTCGGGGAAGAATTGCAGATAAATAAGCCGTTTTTAGACTACGTTTTTCGCAAATACGAAAACTATTTCGGTGAGCTAGGTATGATATCATACGCCGGTGGTGGTGACAAAGAGCTCCCATTTTACATAGAAAATATTTCTAAAAATTACGAATGCATAACGATCATAGCAAATGACAGCAACTTTTATACATTAAGCAAGATCCTAGCAACTCTTAGCGTAGATACTATAGAGCTAAAAGAAGATACTCTCATCCCATCACGTGCCATAAATTACGCCAAAAACAGCTTTTTGCTCACTTTAAACACCGCTTCTATAAATCTCATAAAAGCTACGCCTACAAAAGAGCTTCCTAGTTTTTTACAAAACACCAAACAAGACTCGAAGTTTTTTCATATACTAGGTGTCGATAAAGAAAGTGCAAAGATACTCTTAGAGCCATTATCTACCACTTACAACGTGAATATCAGTCTTACCGAGCTTTTACCCGGTCTTACTTATGCTAAAGTAAGCGCAAACAGATACGGACAGATAGACGGATTTTTAGAAAGCGCTTCAAATTTATTTACCGGTAAAATGATAAACGAAAAAGATATAGTTGTATTTGTAGCAAAAAAACTCATACAAAAGAACTTAAAAATAACATTTGCAGAGTCTTGCACCTCTGGACTTTGCGCGGCTAAACTTGGATCCGTGAGCGGAGTAAGCTCTGTGTTTGATGGCTCAGTAGTAACATACGCAAATAGCATAAAACATAGCTGGATAGACGTAAGCGATGAAGTTTTGCAAAACTTTGGCGCAGTAAGTGATGAATGCGTAAGACAGATGGTCTTAGGAGCCATAAAGCTTTGTAGCTGCGATTTTGCTATAGCTATCAGCGGTATAGCAGGACCTGATGGCGGAAGCGAGCAAAAGCCAGTAGGAACCGTATATATTGCGGTGACGAACAAAAACGGAGAAATTTATACTCAAAGACTAAGCTTAAGTGGCGATAGAGACTACATCAGAGAGCAAAGCGCCTTGCACGCTTACACTTTGCTTTTAAGAAGCTATCCAAGCTTGCTTGAGTAA
- the ileS gene encoding isoleucine--tRNA ligase gives MDYKDTLLLPTTDFAMRGNLGEQEPKRYAKWDEEKVYEKMKAKRQKASTSFNIHDGPPYANGHLHIGHALNKILKDIITKTHYFFGDSVRYTPGWDCHGLPIEQQVEVKLGDKKKTMSKSQIRQECRAWASEFVKIQKEEFKSLGVLGDWDEPYLTMKYKFEANIYRTLCEVAKKGLLIERSKPVFWSWAARSALAEAEVEYEDKEDYSLYVAFDLSKEACDKLGVGSAKAVIWTTTPWTLVANQAISLNPNEKYAVTKEGYIIAFPLKETLINQGIIKGEIIKEFASIELEGLNAINPLNGRYSKFILGEHVLMDGGTGLVHTAPGHGEDDYFASLKYNIEVIMPVDEAGLYDETLRVKKLLPEELLGEFIGLHIFKANERLLDILGDAVVKVSKFVHSYPFCWRTHKPVIYRATKQWFISMDEPKLNGKTLRQTALEALNQVKFYPEAGIKRISSMIENRPDWCISRQRDWGVPIAFFRDKTTKEVVFDPEILDNIASIFDEKGADAWWDLSIEELLPKGSNLNPANLEKVSDILDVWFDSGSTWNAVLNSGDYDGGGYQADMYLEGSDQHRGWFQSSLLLSCALNQKAPYKSILTHGFTVDGNGNKMSKSKGNVIAPADVAKKYGVEILRLWVGLSDYSSDLKISDEILKQVSEQYRKIRNTIRFLLANVGDLDDIYTNFGMLDKWILNRASKTFKEVSVCFRNYEFSKGFNILLNFLSTDLSGIYLDICKDRLYCDDKDSARRRSAQSAMAIIAKRVFALIAPTLTYSVDEAIEFAPQIIKKDFGDVFDIVYDDLDYEFDIDDNLLLASREKFNEIVDTLKKEKIIKSTLEVMLETSSNEILANDLDEVIDWYMVSFVKSIEDGETLATFEVGNEQFKVVKASRYKCPRCWKYDAKEENCLCPRCSKVLKNV, from the coding sequence ATGGATTACAAAGATACACTGCTACTACCTACTACGGATTTTGCTATGCGTGGAAATTTAGGCGAACAAGAACCAAAACGCTATGCGAAATGGGATGAAGAAAAAGTTTATGAAAAGATGAAAGCCAAAAGGCAAAAAGCAAGCACTAGTTTTAATATTCACGATGGCCCACCATACGCAAACGGTCATCTTCACATAGGTCATGCACTAAATAAAATCTTAAAAGATATAATCACAAAAACCCATTATTTTTTCGGTGATAGCGTTAGATATACTCCTGGTTGGGATTGTCACGGTCTACCGATCGAGCAACAAGTCGAAGTCAAGCTTGGCGACAAAAAAAAGACTATGAGTAAATCGCAAATTAGGCAAGAATGTCGCGCTTGGGCTAGCGAATTTGTAAAGATCCAAAAAGAAGAGTTTAAATCTTTGGGCGTCCTTGGTGACTGGGACGAACCGTATCTTACCATGAAATATAAATTTGAAGCAAATATATATAGAACGCTTTGTGAAGTGGCTAAAAAAGGACTTCTTATAGAGAGAAGTAAGCCTGTATTTTGGAGCTGGGCAGCAAGAAGTGCGCTTGCTGAAGCTGAAGTAGAGTATGAGGATAAAGAAGATTATAGCTTGTACGTTGCTTTTGATCTAAGCAAAGAAGCGTGTGATAAACTTGGCGTGGGTAGCGCAAAAGCTGTCATCTGGACGACTACCCCTTGGACTTTAGTAGCAAATCAAGCCATTAGTTTAAATCCAAATGAAAAATACGCAGTAACAAAAGAAGGTTATATCATAGCTTTTCCTTTAAAAGAAACTTTGATAAATCAAGGCATAATAAAAGGTGAGATTATAAAAGAATTTGCTTCAATCGAGCTCGAGGGATTAAATGCGATAAACCCTTTGAACGGAAGATATTCTAAATTTATACTTGGAGAGCATGTTTTGATGGATGGCGGTACGGGGCTTGTACATACTGCTCCTGGGCATGGCGAAGATGATTATTTTGCAAGCTTAAAATACAATATCGAAGTTATAATGCCCGTTGATGAAGCAGGACTTTACGACGAGACTCTAAGAGTCAAAAAGCTACTACCAGAAGAGCTTTTGGGTGAGTTTATAGGACTTCATATATTTAAAGCAAATGAACGACTTTTAGATATCTTAGGCGATGCGGTCGTGAAAGTAAGTAAATTTGTGCATAGTTATCCATTTTGCTGGAGAACACATAAACCAGTCATTTACCGCGCTACAAAACAGTGGTTTATATCTATGGACGAGCCAAAATTGAACGGTAAAACACTGAGACAAACGGCGCTTGAAGCTTTAAATCAAGTTAAATTTTATCCAGAAGCAGGCATCAAAAGAATCAGCTCTATGATAGAAAATCGCCCTGATTGGTGTATTTCTCGCCAAAGAGACTGGGGCGTACCTATAGCGTTTTTTAGAGATAAAACCACAAAAGAAGTGGTATTTGATCCAGAAATTTTGGACAATATCGCTAGTATATTTGACGAAAAAGGCGCTGATGCGTGGTGGGATTTAAGCATAGAAGAGCTTCTTCCAAAAGGTTCAAATTTAAATCCTGCAAATTTAGAAAAAGTTAGTGATATACTAGATGTCTGGTTTGATAGTGGATCTACGTGGAACGCGGTTTTAAATAGCGGAGATTACGATGGTGGTGGATATCAAGCAGATATGTATCTTGAAGGAAGTGATCAACATAGAGGTTGGTTCCAAAGCTCACTTTTACTAAGCTGCGCGTTAAATCAAAAAGCACCTTATAAAAGCATACTAACTCACGGTTTTACGGTCGATGGAAACGGAAATAAAATGAGTAAAAGCAAAGGCAACGTCATAGCTCCAGCAGACGTAGCCAAAAAATACGGCGTAGAGATCTTAAGACTTTGGGTTGGGCTTAGTGATTATTCAAGCGATCTTAAAATAAGCGATGAAATTCTAAAACAAGTTAGTGAGCAATATAGAAAGATAAGAAATACGATAAGATTTTTACTAGCAAACGTCGGCGATTTAGATGATATATATACAAATTTTGGAATGCTTGATAAGTGGATACTAAATAGAGCTAGTAAGACTTTCAAAGAAGTATCGGTTTGCTTTAGAAATTACGAGTTTTCAAAAGGATTTAATATCTTGCTTAATTTCTTAAGTACGGATCTTAGTGGGATATATCTTGATATTTGTAAAGACAGACTTTACTGTGATGATAAAGACTCGGCTCGCCGTCGTTCGGCTCAATCTGCTATGGCTATCATCGCAAAAAGAGTCTTTGCACTCATAGCCCCTACGCTAACTTACAGCGTTGATGAGGCTATAGAATTTGCTCCGCAAATCATAAAAAAAGATTTTGGAGATGTTTTTGACATAGTTTATGATGATTTGGATTATGAATTTGATATAGATGATAACTTGTTATTAGCTAGCAGGGAAAAATTTAATGAGATAGTAGATACGCTCAAAAAAGAAAAAATTATAAAATCAACACTTGAGGTTATGCTAGAAACTAGCTCAAATGAAATACTTGCAAATGATCTTGATGAAGTCATAGACTGGTATATGGTAAGCTTTGTTAAAAGTATAGAAGACGGTGAGACTTTGGCTACTTTCGAAGTAGGAAATGAGCAGTTTAAGGTAGTAAAAGCATCTCGTTATAAATGTCCAAGATGCTGGAAGTATGACGCCAAAGAGGAAAACTGTTTGTGCCCTAGATGTTCAAAGGTTTTAAAAAATGTTTGA
- the gatA gene encoding Asp-tRNA(Asn)/Glu-tRNA(Gln) amidotransferase subunit GatA gives MITLKEALKLSPSDILALRAELKEKIKANKHLGAYIEQLTSTEIGDEYAGIPIAIKDNIQVKGWSITSCSKILQGYVAPYNATVIDKLLKAGLAPFGRTNMDEFAMGSTTESSFYGKTLNPLDNSRVPGGSSGGSAAAVASNIAIAALGSDTGGSIRQPAAFCGCVGFKPTYGRVSRFGLGAYSSSLDQIGPITSCVEDAALLYDIIAGHDPKDSTSSKLEVISTADKLDANKKLTIAVIKNYIDEASDDVKKALNLTIEKLKNSGHKIIYKDLSNSKYDIAAYYIIATAEASANLSRYDGVRYGRRAECKNLGEMYAKTRGEGFGAEVQRRMLLGTFVLSSGYYDAYYIKAQKARAFIKREYEGILSESDLMFMPVAPSVAYKFGELSDPLKAYLSDIYTIGVNLAGLPAITVPVAKDDNGLNISAQLIGKAWAEQTVLDGAYSLEKSIKGN, from the coding sequence GTGATAACTTTAAAAGAAGCGTTGAAACTAAGCCCGTCTGATATTTTGGCTTTACGCGCAGAACTAAAAGAGAAAATAAAAGCAAATAAACATTTGGGTGCTTATATAGAGCAACTTACTAGCACCGAGATAGGCGATGAGTACGCAGGTATTCCTATCGCTATAAAAGATAATATTCAAGTTAAAGGCTGGAGTATAACAAGTTGTTCAAAAATACTTCAAGGATACGTAGCGCCTTATAACGCAACTGTTATAGATAAACTTTTAAAAGCTGGACTTGCTCCGTTTGGTAGAACAAATATGGACGAGTTTGCTATGGGAAGTACTACTGAAAGCAGCTTTTATGGTAAAACGTTAAATCCTTTGGACAACTCAAGGGTTCCTGGTGGTAGTAGTGGTGGAAGCGCTGCAGCAGTTGCGTCAAATATCGCTATCGCCGCTTTAGGTAGTGATACTGGCGGAAGCATACGCCAACCAGCAGCGTTTTGTGGTTGCGTTGGGTTTAAACCAACTTATGGAAGAGTTAGTAGATTTGGACTAGGCGCTTACTCAAGTAGCTTAGATCAGATAGGACCTATAACAAGCTGCGTTGAAGACGCCGCATTGCTTTATGATATCATCGCAGGACACGATCCAAAAGATAGCACGAGTTCAAAATTAGAAGTTATAAGTACTGCAGATAAGTTAGATGCGAACAAAAAACTAACTATAGCAGTTATTAAAAACTATATCGATGAAGCAAGCGACGACGTAAAAAAAGCTCTGAATTTAACCATTGAAAAGCTAAAAAATAGCGGACATAAAATAATCTATAAAGATCTTTCAAATTCAAAATATGATATAGCTGCTTACTATATCATAGCTACAGCAGAAGCTAGCGCAAATTTAAGCCGTTATGATGGCGTGAGATATGGACGCAGGGCAGAGTGCAAAAACTTAGGTGAAATGTACGCAAAAACCAGAGGTGAGGGTTTTGGCGCAGAAGTGCAAAGAAGAATGCTTCTTGGAACATTTGTTTTATCAAGCGGATATTATGATGCTTATTATATAAAAGCTCAAAAAGCAAGAGCGTTTATAAAACGCGAATATGAGGGGATCTTAAGCGAATCAGACCTTATGTTTATGCCTGTTGCTCCAAGCGTTGCTTATAAATTTGGCGAGTTAAGTGATCCGTTAAAAGCTTATCTTAGCGATATTTATACTATAGGGGTAAATTTAGCAGGACTTCCTGCCATAACTGTTCCAGTCGCAAAAGATGATAATGGACTAAATATCTCAGCCCAGCTCATAGGCAAAGCGTGGGCGGAACAAACTGTTTTAGATGGTGCATATAGTTTAGAAAAATCAATAAAAGGAAATTAA
- the guaB gene encoding IMP dehydrogenase: protein MKIVKRALTFEDVLLMPQYSEILPKQVDVSSKFSRNITLNIPLVSAAMDTVTEHRTAIMMARLGGIGVIHKNMDLESQIKEVKRVKKSESGVIIDPIFINPNATIREALELMSEYRISGVPVVDDDNILIGILTNRDLRFENDFSKTVEYAMTKAPLITAPKGCTLDDAEKIFSTNKVEKLPIVDENGKLEGLITIKDLKKRKEYPNANKDKFGRLRVAAAIGVGQIDRAISLAKVGVDALVMDSAHGHSKGIIDTLKQIKEQIKDVDIVVGNVANPKAVKDLIAAGADAVKVGIGPGSICTTRIVSGVGVPQITAISDCSEAARGSGVPIIADGGIKYSGDFAKALAAGADCIMVGSLLAGCDESPGELVTFQGRQYKSYRGMGSIGAMTRGSSDRYFQEGTAQDKLVPEGIEGRVPYAGSIKQVLHQLVGGLRSSMGYCGSKDIRTFQEKAEFVEITSAGLKESHAHDVIITQEAPNYRVN from the coding sequence ATGAAGATAGTTAAGAGAGCTTTGACTTTTGAAGATGTATTGTTGATGCCACAATATTCTGAAATTTTACCGAAACAAGTTGATGTATCGTCTAAATTTAGTAGAAATATCACTTTAAATATACCTCTTGTTTCAGCTGCTATGGATACTGTTACTGAGCATAGAACTGCTATTATGATGGCAAGGCTTGGAGGCATCGGAGTAATCCATAAAAATATGGATTTAGAAAGCCAGATAAAAGAGGTAAAAAGAGTTAAAAAAAGTGAAAGCGGCGTCATCATCGATCCTATATTTATAAACCCAAACGCTACTATAAGAGAAGCTCTTGAGCTAATGAGTGAGTATAGGATATCTGGTGTTCCTGTAGTAGATGATGATAATATCCTTATAGGGATTCTTACAAATAGAGATTTAAGATTCGAAAATGATTTTAGTAAAACGGTTGAGTACGCGATGACTAAAGCTCCTCTTATTACTGCCCCAAAAGGCTGCACTTTAGATGACGCCGAAAAGATATTTTCTACAAATAAGGTTGAAAAACTTCCTATTGTAGATGAAAACGGAAAATTAGAAGGGCTGATAACTATAAAAGATCTTAAAAAAAGAAAAGAATATCCAAACGCAAATAAAGATAAATTTGGACGTCTTAGAGTCGCTGCGGCTATAGGCGTAGGACAGATAGATCGCGCTATATCTTTAGCAAAAGTTGGAGTTGATGCTCTTGTTATGGACTCTGCTCACGGACATTCAAAGGGTATTATCGATACTTTAAAGCAGATAAAAGAGCAGATAAAAGATGTTGATATCGTAGTAGGAAACGTAGCAAATCCAAAAGCCGTAAAAGATCTTATAGCCGCAGGAGCTGATGCCGTAAAAGTAGGCATAGGACCTGGTTCTATCTGCACTACTCGTATAGTTTCAGGAGTCGGCGTTCCTCAGATCACTGCTATAAGTGATTGTTCTGAAGCCGCGCGTGGAAGTGGAGTACCTATCATAGCAGATGGTGGTATAAAATACAGTGGGGATTTTGCAAAAGCTTTAGCCGCAGGAGCTGATTGTATAATGGTAGGAAGCTTGCTTGCAGGGTGCGATGAAAGCCCTGGAGAGCTAGTTACTTTTCAAGGAAGACAGTACAAAAGCTACAGAGGTATGGGTAGTATCGGAGCTATGACAAGAGGTAGTAGCGATAGATATTTTCAAGAAGGAACAGCACAAGATAAACTAGTCCCTGAGGGTATCGAAGGCAGAGTTCCATACGCTGGAAGTATAAAACAAGTACTTCATCAGTTGGTTGGAGGTCTTAGAAGCTCTATGGGGTATTGTGGAAGCAAAGATATACGTACTTTCCAAGAAAAAGCTGAATTTGTAGAGATAACTAGTGCCGGACTTAAAGAGAGCCATGCTCACGATGTCATAATCACACAAGAAGCACCAAATTATAGAGTTAATTAG
- the metX gene encoding homoserine O-acetyltransferase MetX, with protein sequence MKISTHIAHFDEPLYLESGRILSEFDLAYETYGELNTDKSNVIVVCHALTGSHHAAGRYANESKAGWWDALIGDSKGIDTTKFFVICVNILGSSFGSTSPLSIEPSTNKEYRLRFPVLVISDVVKAQMKLFERLGIRQAHAVVGGSLGGMQALCFAIEFPNFAKNVIMLATTYATKPWAIAFNKIAIEGIVRDPEFKNGYYDKDDIAKNGLTGMALGRMAGHISFLSPYSMDDKFGRNYVETDGLYELLGRYEVDRYMEYNGHNFPKRFDPLSYLYITKMMNNFDCTRHYNTLEEAMSLIKAKVLLISFDGDILFPSILMKEMYDAFCNIGRKDQVKYICINSNYGHDAFLVEVDKIDMYIKKALECN encoded by the coding sequence GTGAAAATTTCTACTCACATTGCTCACTTTGATGAACCGCTTTATTTAGAAAGCGGTCGAATTTTAAGCGAGTTTGATCTCGCTTATGAAACATATGGTGAGTTAAATACCGATAAATCAAACGTAATCGTAGTTTGTCACGCTCTTACAGGAAGTCACCACGCCGCAGGGCGTTACGCAAATGAGAGTAAAGCTGGCTGGTGGGATGCACTAATAGGTGACTCTAAAGGCATCGATACGACTAAATTTTTCGTAATCTGTGTAAATATTTTAGGTAGTTCGTTTGGATCTACAAGCCCACTTAGCATAGAGCCTAGTACAAATAAAGAATACAGGCTTAGATTTCCAGTGCTTGTCATAAGCGACGTTGTAAAAGCCCAGATGAAACTTTTTGAGCGTCTTGGTATAAGGCAAGCCCACGCCGTCGTCGGTGGAAGTCTAGGTGGTATGCAAGCTTTGTGCTTTGCTATAGAGTTTCCAAATTTTGCTAAAAATGTCATAATGCTAGCTACGACTTATGCCACAAAACCGTGGGCTATCGCTTTTAATAAAATAGCTATAGAAGGCATAGTAAGAGATCCTGAGTTTAAAAACGGATATTATGATAAAGACGATATTGCTAAAAATGGACTTACTGGAATGGCGCTTGGAAGGATGGCTGGTCATATAAGCTTTCTTTCTCCGTACTCTATGGATGATAAATTTGGTAGAAATTATGTAGAAACGGATGGTCTTTACGAGCTTTTAGGAAGATATGAAGTTGATCGTTATATGGAATACAACGGACATAATTTTCCAAAAAGATTTGATCCGCTTAGCTATTTGTATATAACTAAAATGATGAATAACTTTGATTGTACAAGGCATTACAATACTCTTGAAGAAGCGATGAGTCTCATAAAGGCAAAGGTTCTTTTGATCTCATTTGACGGAGATATTTTATTTCCTTCTATACTTATGAAAGAGATGTATGATGCATTTTGTAATATAGGAAGAAAAGATCAGGTAAAATATATCTGCATAAATAGCAACTACGGTCACGACGCGTTTTTGGTCGAAGTAGATAAGATAGATATGTATATAAAAAAGGCTTTAGAATGCAATTAG
- the xseB gene encoding exodeoxyribonuclease VII small subunit, protein MQLETFEEKIEKLDDLLKKLNDENINLADSVNLYKDGIKLVKEARQILESSKLIIKEVGEIDG, encoded by the coding sequence ATGCAATTAGAAACTTTTGAAGAGAAAATAGAAAAACTAGATGATCTGCTAAAAAAATTGAATGATGAAAATATAAATCTTGCTGATAGCGTAAATTTGTACAAAGATGGCATAAAACTTGTAAAAGAAGCTAGGCAGATCTTAGAGAGCTCAAAGCTCATTATAAAAGAAGTCGGAGAAATAGATGGCTAA
- a CDS encoding carbon-nitrogen hydrolase family protein, with product MAKICALQLSTLAMSDSRIDYYLKLAKEHGACVVVFGEYVLNSFFTELVKMPSSMLKEQSEHKRASLCNLAKKYDLTIVAPLIIHKNAKFYKVIAKFTRQSTKYEEQNILINYPHWDEANFFANQRQNGLNLMSFTCDKFKFGVIFGFEAHFDAVWQELAHKKVDCVIVPTACTLNSKERWNELLKMRAFTNNVYILRANRLGKAKFDKIQSEFYGNSQLISPHGDIVSSLDENEGMLVCELDKKVLNEAKNIWKFRETSAHIDK from the coding sequence ATGGCTAAAATTTGCGCCTTACAGCTCAGCACTTTGGCGATGAGTGATTCTAGGATAGATTATTATTTAAAACTAGCAAAAGAGCATGGAGCTTGCGTGGTTGTGTTTGGAGAATACGTTTTAAATTCTTTTTTTACAGAATTAGTTAAAATGCCAAGCTCAATGCTAAAAGAACAAAGTGAGCATAAACGAGCTTCGCTTTGTAATTTGGCTAAAAAATACGACCTCACTATTGTAGCGCCTTTGATCATACATAAAAATGCAAAGTTTTATAAAGTCATAGCTAAATTTACTCGGCAAAGCACAAAGTACGAAGAACAAAATATCCTTATAAATTATCCGCATTGGGACGAAGCAAACTTTTTTGCAAATCAAAGACAAAATGGACTAAATTTAATGAGCTTTACCTGCGATAAATTCAAATTTGGCGTAATCTTTGGTTTTGAAGCACATTTTGATGCTGTTTGGCAAGAGTTGGCGCATAAAAAGGTTGATTGTGTCATAGTTCCTACTGCTTGTACTTTGAACTCAAAAGAGCGCTGGAATGAGCTTTTAAAAATGCGTGCTTTTACAAATAACGTTTATATTTTAAGAGCAAATAGACTAGGAAAAGCTAAATTTGATAAAATTCAATCCGAGTTCTATGGAAATTCTCAGCTCATATCTCCGCATGGCGATATTGTGAGTAGTCTTGATGAAAATGAGGGAATGCTTGTTTGTGAGCTAGATAAAAAAGTTTTAAACGAAGCTAAGAATATATGGAAATTTAGAGAAACTTCCGCTCATATCGATAAATAG
- a CDS encoding SCO family protein produces MKKLFYFAFFVFVVSGVYLLVSYNLKIAKYNFTAQSTDGEVSMKSFDGMYKIVYFGYVFCPDVCPTTLTLVSSVLDDIKAKDVKILFATLDLQRDDIKTCDEFAKYFYRDSSCIRLENGELDKVINKYGAKYKIVDLNDSVMKYSVAHSSSIFLFDKKGRFVSEVTNLTYDNVKKEIQNLLINY; encoded by the coding sequence ATGAAAAAGTTATTTTATTTTGCTTTTTTTGTTTTTGTAGTTTCTGGAGTTTATCTTTTAGTTAGCTATAACCTTAAGATCGCAAAGTACAACTTTACGGCTCAAAGTACAGATGGTGAAGTAAGTATGAAGAGCTTTGATGGGATGTATAAAATAGTCTATTTCGGATATGTCTTTTGCCCTGATGTTTGTCCTACAACTCTTACTTTGGTTTCTAGCGTACTTGATGATATAAAAGCAAAAGACGTAAAGATCTTGTTTGCTACTTTAGATCTACAAAGAGACGATATAAAAACATGCGATGAATTCGCAAAATATTTTTATAGGGACTCATCTTGTATAAGATTGGAAAATGGCGAACTAGATAAAGTTATAAACAAATACGGCGCAAAATACAAAATAGTAGATCTTAATGATTCTGTTATGAAGTATTCAGTAGCGCACAGTTCTTCTATATTTTTATTTGATAAAAAAGGTAGATTTGTTTCAGAAGTCACGAATTTAACTTACGACAATGTTAAAAAAGAGATACAAAATTTACTGATAAATTATTAA
- a CDS encoding FtsW/RodA/SpoVE family cell cycle protein, producing MIRLDKRILTHFDFVQPILIIPIIVLSYGLVSEASTMLANKQLVYFGVGSLFFIFFFLLPIRKIEWLIPAVYWINIILLISVDIFGVSKLGAQRWLEIPFVHFTIQPSEIMKPAFVLMLAYLIKKNPPDIKGYNLKQFLKISFFILLPFGLILVEPDLGTALLLLITGYGVLFIVGVNKKIWIVLIACTAISAPILYESLHDYQKKRIVDFISKEPSYQVKQSIIAIGNGGITGKSAEEATQTRFKFLPIATSDFIFAYTIERHGFIGGMALILLYGFLIAHLLSMNYKLKKDYFTKTVTSGIAILVFVYVSVNIFMAIGFAPVVGIPLPFYSYGGSSFITFMALFGILQNLLTFRFDPTYRFIKIKF from the coding sequence TTGATACGATTAGACAAGCGTATTTTAACGCATTTCGATTTTGTTCAGCCGATCTTGATCATACCGATCATAGTTTTATCATACGGTTTGGTTTCAGAAGCAAGCACGATGTTAGCAAACAAACAACTTGTCTATTTCGGTGTAGGCTCTTTATTTTTTATATTTTTTTTCTTACTTCCCATTAGAAAAATCGAATGGCTGATACCAGCAGTTTATTGGATAAATATTATTTTACTAATCAGCGTAGATATCTTTGGGGTTAGCAAACTTGGAGCTCAAAGATGGCTTGAGATCCCTTTTGTACATTTTACTATACAGCCAAGCGAGATTATGAAGCCAGCGTTTGTACTTATGCTTGCGTATTTGATAAAGAAAAATCCGCCCGATATAAAAGGCTACAATCTAAAGCAATTCCTTAAGATCAGTTTTTTCATACTACTTCCTTTTGGTCTTATCTTAGTAGAACCAGATCTTGGAACCGCACTTTTGCTTCTTATAACAGGATATGGAGTGCTGTTTATAGTGGGCGTAAATAAAAAAATTTGGATAGTTCTTATAGCTTGCACGGCGATATCTGCTCCTATACTTTATGAGAGCTTACACGACTATCAAAAAAAACGCATAGTTGATTTTATCTCTAAAGAGCCTAGTTATCAAGTAAAACAATCCATCATAGCCATAGGAAACGGCGGAATCACCGGAAAATCTGCTGAAGAAGCTACGCAGACTAGATTTAAGTTTTTACCTATCGCAACTAGTGATTTTATCTTTGCTTATACTATCGAGCGCCATGGATTTATCGGAGGAATGGCTCTCATACTTTTATATGGTTTTTTAATAGCTCACCTTCTTAGTATGAACTATAAGTTGAAAAAAGATTATTTTACAAAAACGGTTACTAGCGGGATAGCTATCCTTGTGTTTGTATATGTGAGCGTAAATATATTTATGGCTATCGGATTTGCCCCAGTTGTCGGGATCCCTTTACCGTTTTATAGTTATGGAGGAAGCAGTTTTATAACATTTATGGCGCTTTTTGGGATATTACAAAACTTGCTTACATTTAGATTTGATCCTACTTATAGGTTTATAAAAATCAAATTTTAA